Within the Burkholderia sp. NRF60-BP8 genome, the region TCCCGAAGCGCACGGCCGCCGACATGCAGCGCATGCTGCGTGGACGCATCCGGGTCAGCAACTTCGAGACGGCCTGCAGGATGATCGTCGAGAACGTCGTCGTACTGCCCGAAGGCACCGCGCGCCGTCATGCGAAGACGATGGCGCCGCGCCTCGTCGCGCTCGAAGGCGACTGGGCCGAGCGCCGGTTGCAGATCCGCGTCGCCGATCGCGATGCGCTGCCGCGCTTCGCACGCGATCTCGTCGGCCTGCTCGTCGAGGATGCGCGCGGCGAGCCGGGCCGCCCGGATTCGCACGGGTTCGGGCAGCAATCGGCGATTTGCGTGCCGATTCCGCTGCGCCCACACGGCAAATTCCGCGGCGCGATTGGCGTCTGACGATCCTTTACAGTCCCTTAGCAACCCTACGCGAACGGCTGCTGGCAGAATCGCAGCGGTCCGGCCATCGCTGCCGACCCGCGCTGCCGGACCGTTCGGCATGACCGACGGCGCGGCCACGGCCGGCCTCGCCGCATGCCGTGAACGCATGCCGGATCGCTGGCGATCCACATCGCGCTGATTTATGATCGGCTCCGTATCCCGGAATCGTCGTCGCGGCCCGGCCGTTCGCGACGATCCGCATTGCGCCGCGCCCGGCATCCACCCTCAACGTCGAGCTCGTCACACCATGAGAAAAACAACGCCGCGCGCGCCCCTGAGCGTCGCCGCCGTCCTGGCGCCCGCCCTGCCGCTCGCGGGCTGCGCATCGCGCGGCGCGCCGTCCTACGTGCTGTTCGGCGCGTACTTCCCGCTGTGGCTCGTCAGTGCGATCGTCGGCATCGTCGGCGCCATCGTCGCGCATCGCGTATTCGTCGCGACCGGCTGGGCCGCGACGGTGCCCTACCAGCTTGCCGTCTGCACCGCGATCGGGCTCGTGGTCGCCGTGATCGTCTGGCTCACCGGCACGGGGCCGTTCGCATGAAGGCCGCCGGCATCGCCCGCCCCTCCGTCAAAGGCCGCGCGATCGCGCTCGCGATCGTCGCGCTCGGCATCGCGGCGCTCGCGTACGCGTACCACCGCACGACGGCCTACCCGTCCACCGACGACGCGTCGATCGACGCGGACGTCGTGCACGTCGCGTCGCCGGTCGGCGGCCGCATCGTGCAGCTCGCGGTGCATGAAAACCAGCGCGTCGCGAAAGGCGACCTGCTGTACGTGATCGATCCCGTGCCGTACCGGCTGAGCGTCGCGCAGGCGCAGGCCGATCTCGAGCTCGCGCGCGCGTCGCTCGACACGCGCCGCCGCTCGCTGATCGGCGAGCGCTCGAACGCGTCCGTCGCCGCCGAGCAGGTCAAGCGCGCGACGCAGAACTACGATCTCGCGACCCGCGACGTGAACCGGCTTGCACCGCTCGCCGCGCAGGGCTACGTCAGCGCGCAGCAGTTCGATCAGGCGAAGGTGCGCCAGCGCGACGCGTCCGTTTCGCTCGCGCAGGCGCAGGAGCAGCAGCGCGCGTCCGCGCAGACGATCGGCGACGACGCCGACGCGATCGCGACGCTGCATGCGCGCGAAGCCGCGCTGGCCCGCGCGCAGCATGCGCTCGACGATACGGTCGTGCGCGCGCCGCACGACGGGCTCGTGACGGGCCTGAGCGTGCTCCCCGGCGAAACCCTCGCGCCGAATCAGTCGATCTTCACGCTGATCGACGCGAGCGAATGGTTCGCCGTCGGCAATTTCCGCGAGACGTCGCTCAATCGCATCGCGGTCGGCGACTGCGCGACCGTCTATTCGATGATCGACCGCGGCCGCCCGATGACGGGCAAGGTCGTCGGCATCGGCGCCGGCATCGCGGACAGCGACCGCATCAACCTGCCGCGCTCGCTGCCGATCGTGCAGCGCTCGGTGAACTGGGTGCACGTCGCGCAGCGCTTCCCCGTGCGCGTGAAGCTCGACGAACCCGACGGCAAGCTCGTGCGTGTCGGCGCGAGCGCGATCGTCGAGGTCCGGCATGGCTCTGCCTGCCGCTGACGTCCGCTCGCCGGGCCCGCGCGAAGTCCTGCGGCTGCTCGCGCCGTTTCCGGGGCGCGCGGCCATGGCCGTGCGCGTCGCGCTGATCTGCGCGCTCGTGGTGCTCGTGACGAGCGGATACGGCACGCCGGAAGCCGCGATTTCCGCGTACGTCGTGTTCTTCCTGAACCGCGCCGATCGCGTGACGAGCGCCATGCTCGCCGTCGCGATGCTGTTGCTCGTCACGCTCGTGATCGCGCTCGTGATCGGCGTCGCGATCTTCAGCATCGAGTATTCGGTGCTGCGCGTCGCGTGCATGGCCGTGCTGTCGGTCGGCCTGCTCTACCTGACGTCCGCCAGCAAGCTGCGCCCGGTCGGCGCGATCCTCGCGATGATCGTCGGCTTCGGGCTCGACCAGCTCGGCCTCGCGCCGTTCGGCGAAGCCGCGACGCGCGCGCTGCTCTATGCATGGCTGATGGTCGCGATCCCGGTCGGCGTGGCGATCGTCGTCAACCTGCTGATCGCGCCGTCGCCGCGCACGCTCGCGCATGCGCAGCTCGCGAAGCGGCTGCGGCTCGCCGCGCGGCGGCTGCGCGGCGACGACGACGCGCGCGCCGCGTTCGACGCAAGCCTGCGCGAAGGCGACCGGCAGTTGCTCACGTGGCTCAAGCTGTCGAAGCTCGAAGGCTCGTCGTCGGGCGCCGATGTCGTCGCGTTGCGGCAGGCCGTCGCGTCGAGCACCGCGCTGCTCGTCGCGGTCGCGCTTGCCGATCGCGAACCGGAGGCGCGACTGCCCGACGCTTTCGCCATGCCGATCGCGACGACGCTCGACGAGATGGCCGCGATCCTTGAACAGGGGGGCTATCCGGTCGACGTGACACTCGCGCTGCCGGCCGCCGATGCGCTGCCGCCGCTCGCACGCGTCGTCGCGACGGACCTGCACGCCGCGATCGCGCAGTTCGCGCAACCGCCCGCCATCGACGCGCCTGCCGCATCAACCGACACCACCGACACGCGCGCCGCCGACGAACCGGCGCAGGCCACCGCACCGCCCGCCCCACGCGGCGGCTTCTTCGTGCCCGACGCGCGCACCAATCCCGACCACATCCGCTATGCGCTGAAGACGACGGCAGCCGCGATGTTCTGCTACCTGCTGTACTCGCAGCTCGACTGGTCCGGCATCCATACCTGCTTCATCACCTGCTACATGGTGTCGCTCGGCTCGACGGCCGAAACGGTCGAGAAGCTCACGCTGCGCATCGCCGGCTGCATCGTCGGCGCGCTGATCGGCACCGCCGCGCTCGTGTTCGTCGTCCCGTCGCTATCGTCGATCGGCGAGCTGATGGCGCTCGTCTTCGCCGGCGCGTGGCTGTCCGCGTGGGTCGCGTTCGGATCGCCGCGCATCGCGTACGCGGGCTTCCAGGTCGCGTTCGCGTTCTTCCTGTGCGTCATCCAGGGTGCGGGCCCCGGCTTCGACCTGACGCTCGCGCGCGATCGCACGATCGGCATCCTGCTCGGCAACGTCGTCGTGTATCTCGTGTTCACGCGCATCTGGCCGGTCAGCATCGGCAAGCAAATCGACACGGCGCTCGCGGCGCTGCTCGACCAGTGGCGTCGCGTGGCGCAGATCGCGCAGCCGGCCGAACGACGCGCGCTGGCCGCCGAAGCGTTCGCGCGCCACGGCGCGATCTCGCAGGAGCTCGGCCTGATCCACTACGAACCGTCGTGGGTGCGGCCGGCCGCGACGTGGCTCGCCGCACGGCGGCGCGCGCTCGCGGAGCTCGGCGCGATCGAAGGCCCGCTGTTCCTGCTCGCCGAGCGCAAACCCGGCGACGCGGCGATCGGCGCGCAACTCGCACGCGTGACCGCGCCGGCCGACGACGCAACCGCGCCCCGCACGGATGTCCCGCCGCCACCGCCGGGCGCCGCCCCCACCGACCCCGCGCGCGACGCGCTGCTGAACCTGATCGACACGCGGCTCGCCCATATCGCCGACGCCGCCCGTCAAGCCACACCGAAGGAGCCTGCCCCTCATGCGTCTACCTGAACCGCCGGCCGCCTCGATCGCCGCCGCCGCGCTCGCGACCGCGGTCGCGCTGGCCGGCTGCGCGACGTCGTCGATCGATCTGGCGCCGGAGGCGTCCGACCGCCCGTGGCAGCCGCAAACGTCGGCCGCGGGCGACATCGTGGCGGCGCCGCCGCGCGCTTCCGCACAAGGTGCACACGACTACACGCTGCCCGCATCGCCGGCGCTCGCGTCGGTTCCGGCGCCGGCCGCGCTCGATGCCGCGCATGCGTACACGCTGCCCGAGCTCATCGATCTCGCGGAATCCGCGAACCCGCTGACCCGCATCGCCTGGAACGACGCGCGCAACGCGGCGCTCGCGGTTGGCCTCGCCAAGTCCGCGTATCTGCCGCGCCTGTCGGCGACGGCAATGGGCGCGTACCAGGCGAACCACGGCTCGACGTCGACGATCCTCGGCGATTCGTCCAGCAACACCACCGTGCACGGCACGATTTCGGCGCTGTCGCTGCAATGGCTGCTGTTCGATTTCGGCGGCCGCGCGGCGCGCGTCGAAGCGGCCGAACAGGCGTCGATCGCGTCGAACGTCGCGTTCACGGCCGTGCACCAGCAGGTCATCCACGACGTGACGGTCTCCTACTACCGCTACGAAGCCGCACGCTCGCGCGCGCTCAGCGCAAAACAGGGCCTCGCGAACGCGGATGCGATTCTCGCGGCGTCGCGCGCGCGGCTCCAGCACGGCGTCGGCACCGTCGTCGAACTCGCGCAGGCGACGCAGAACCGCGCGCAGGCGAACCTCGCGCTCGTGCAGGCGAACGGCGCCGAAAGCGACGGCTACCTCGCCCTCGTCTCCGCACTCGGCATCTCGCCGCTGTCGAAGCCGACGATCGCCGCGCTGCCGAAGCGGCCGCTGCCGCCCGCGCTCGGTTCGTCGGTCGACGCGATCGTGTCGGACGCGATCGCGCG harbors:
- the mdtN gene encoding multidrug transporter subunit MdtN, which translates into the protein MKAAGIARPSVKGRAIALAIVALGIAALAYAYHRTTAYPSTDDASIDADVVHVASPVGGRIVQLAVHENQRVAKGDLLYVIDPVPYRLSVAQAQADLELARASLDTRRRSLIGERSNASVAAEQVKRATQNYDLATRDVNRLAPLAAQGYVSAQQFDQAKVRQRDASVSLAQAQEQQRASAQTIGDDADAIATLHAREAALARAQHALDDTVVRAPHDGLVTGLSVLPGETLAPNQSIFTLIDASEWFAVGNFRETSLNRIAVGDCATVYSMIDRGRPMTGKVVGIGAGIADSDRINLPRSLPIVQRSVNWVHVAQRFPVRVKLDEPDGKLVRVGASAIVEVRHGSACR
- a CDS encoding TolC family protein — its product is MRLPEPPAASIAAAALATAVALAGCATSSIDLAPEASDRPWQPQTSAAGDIVAAPPRASAQGAHDYTLPASPALASVPAPAALDAAHAYTLPELIDLAESANPLTRIAWNDARNAALAVGLAKSAYLPRLSATAMGAYQANHGSTSTILGDSSSNTTVHGTISALSLQWLLFDFGGRAARVEAAEQASIASNVAFTAVHQQVIHDVTVSYYRYEAARSRALSAKQGLANADAILAASRARLQHGVGTVVELAQATQNRAQANLALVQANGAESDGYLALVSALGISPLSKPTIAALPKRPLPPALGSSVDAIVSDAIARRPDLQGAFAVEKANRAKIKAAQAAFMPKIFLSASTSYASGGASISALPAIGDQAPTVNLNGSRYGGGVFLGVTIPLYDGGLRSAVLMQARNDAESASARLTRTKEEAVRQVVAAQNAVQTSLASHDAAKALVDAAQTSYDAALTAYRNGVGSVTDATIAQSQLLAARNAEVDSYAGALSAAAALALATGTIGSAQ
- a CDS encoding FUSC family protein produces the protein MALPAADVRSPGPREVLRLLAPFPGRAAMAVRVALICALVVLVTSGYGTPEAAISAYVVFFLNRADRVTSAMLAVAMLLLVTLVIALVIGVAIFSIEYSVLRVACMAVLSVGLLYLTSASKLRPVGAILAMIVGFGLDQLGLAPFGEAATRALLYAWLMVAIPVGVAIVVNLLIAPSPRTLAHAQLAKRLRLAARRLRGDDDARAAFDASLREGDRQLLTWLKLSKLEGSSSGADVVALRQAVASSTALLVAVALADREPEARLPDAFAMPIATTLDEMAAILEQGGYPVDVTLALPAADALPPLARVVATDLHAAIAQFAQPPAIDAPAASTDTTDTRAADEPAQATAPPAPRGGFFVPDARTNPDHIRYALKTTAAAMFCYLLYSQLDWSGIHTCFITCYMVSLGSTAETVEKLTLRIAGCIVGALIGTAALVFVVPSLSSIGELMALVFAGAWLSAWVAFGSPRIAYAGFQVAFAFFLCVIQGAGPGFDLTLARDRTIGILLGNVVVYLVFTRIWPVSIGKQIDTALAALLDQWRRVAQIAQPAERRALAAEAFARHGAISQELGLIHYEPSWVRPAATWLAARRRALAELGAIEGPLFLLAERKPGDAAIGAQLARVTAPADDATAPRTDVPPPPPGAAPTDPARDALLNLIDTRLAHIADAARQATPKEPAPHAST